The following coding sequences lie in one Pontibacter sp. G13 genomic window:
- a CDS encoding acyl-CoA dehydrogenase family protein codes for MLKEQSVSRQAAHKYEAPDYYMVDDLLSEEHKLIRQSVRDWLNEHVSPYINEWAQNNHCPTNLVKEMGALGLFGPSLPEKYGCPGLDDIAYGIIMQEVERVDSGIRSMCSVQGSLVMYPIFKYGSEAQKMKYLPKLASGEMMGCFGLTEPDHGSNPGGMLTNYTDEGDHYLLNGSKTWISNSPFADIAVVWAKNEEGRIHGLIVERGMEGFTTPKIDNKWSLRASDTGELVFDNVKVPKENLLPNVSGLRGPLGCLDKARYGIAWGSIGVAMDCYYAALRYSQEREQFGKPIASFQLQQKKLAEALTEITKMQLLTLRLGQLMVEGKATSAQISMAKRNNVDSALQIARETRQILGGMGITGDYPMMRHMMNLESVITYEGTHDIHLLITGYDITGINAFR; via the coding sequence ATGTTGAAAGAACAAAGCGTGTCCCGCCAAGCTGCGCACAAGTACGAGGCGCCGGACTACTACATGGTGGATGACCTGCTGAGTGAGGAGCACAAATTGATTCGTCAGAGTGTTCGAGATTGGCTCAACGAACATGTGTCTCCATACATCAACGAATGGGCACAGAACAATCACTGTCCGACCAACTTGGTCAAGGAAATGGGCGCACTGGGGTTGTTTGGACCTTCATTGCCCGAGAAATATGGCTGTCCCGGTCTGGATGACATTGCCTACGGAATCATCATGCAGGAAGTGGAGCGCGTCGATAGCGGCATCCGTTCCATGTGTTCTGTACAGGGATCTTTGGTGATGTACCCGATCTTCAAATATGGAAGCGAAGCACAGAAGATGAAGTATCTTCCCAAACTGGCTTCCGGTGAGATGATGGGCTGCTTTGGATTGACCGAGCCTGATCATGGTTCCAATCCGGGTGGAATGTTGACCAACTACACCGATGAGGGCGATCACTATCTCCTCAATGGCTCCAAAACTTGGATTTCCAATTCGCCATTTGCTGATATCGCAGTGGTTTGGGCCAAAAATGAGGAAGGCCGAATTCATGGGTTGATTGTCGAGCGCGGTATGGAAGGATTCACCACGCCAAAGATCGACAACAAATGGTCCTTGAGAGCTTCCGATACTGGAGAATTGGTCTTCGACAACGTCAAGGTGCCCAAGGAGAATTTGCTCCCGAATGTATCTGGACTTCGTGGACCATTGGGATGTTTGGACAAAGCTCGCTATGGAATCGCATGGGGCTCCATCGGAGTGGCCATGGACTGCTACTATGCTGCATTGAGATATTCACAGGAACGCGAACAATTCGGAAAGCCGATCGCTTCCTTCCAGCTTCAGCAAAAGAAATTGGCCGAGGCCCTTACCGAGATCACCAAAATGCAACTCCTGACCCTGCGTCTGGGACAGCTGATGGTCGAAGGAAAGGCGACGAGTGCGCAGATTTCTATGGCGAAACGCAACAATGTGGATTCTGCCTTGCAAATCGCACGCGAAACACGCCAAATCCTCGGTGGTATGGGGATCACCGGAGATTATCCGATGATGCGCCACATGATGAACTTGGAATCAGTGATCACCTAT
- a CDS encoding sulfite exporter TauE/SafE family protein, with amino-acid sequence MSLSNWNMMGHYTPFTLNSSLQVGVFSTFGLGKDMEYVDIFGFGLAMMVGIVMGLLGSGGSLVVPLMVYVFEKDIKIATAYALFMVGVTALSGVVSKIRRQEVDFSTAAIFAIPVIVGTLIARMVLITSIPEIWFTIDGVTVGRQAGIFFLYAIMLLLSFASMMGFIGKNYTPNPHFRTEQPFRFYLTIGIVGLFIGILSGLVGAGGGVLAVPVLVIMMGLEMKMAVGTSLAIMAIKSLLGFLGDVFISGSAIEWNFLLIITGMMVVGIFFGSGISNHISGVRLRKSFAWFILFMVVYILSKETGLIPNDLIASN; translated from the coding sequence ATGAGTTTGTCGAATTGGAACATGATGGGCCATTATACGCCATTCACCCTCAATTCAAGTCTTCAGGTAGGAGTTTTCAGTACTTTTGGGCTGGGAAAAGATATGGAATACGTCGACATATTCGGCTTTGGCCTTGCTATGATGGTTGGGATTGTCATGGGACTGTTGGGATCTGGAGGATCTCTGGTTGTTCCCCTGATGGTCTATGTGTTCGAAAAAGACATCAAAATCGCCACCGCCTATGCCCTATTCATGGTGGGAGTGACTGCGCTTTCGGGCGTTGTCAGCAAAATCCGGAGACAGGAAGTGGACTTCTCCACCGCGGCGATTTTTGCCATTCCCGTAATCGTCGGGACCTTGATCGCAAGAATGGTGTTGATCACAAGTATTCCAGAAATATGGTTTACGATTGATGGTGTGACGGTCGGAAGACAAGCAGGAATCTTTTTCCTCTATGCCATCATGCTCCTCCTTTCCTTTGCCTCGATGATGGGCTTCATTGGAAAGAATTACACGCCAAATCCTCATTTCCGTACCGAGCAACCCTTCCGCTTCTACCTGACCATCGGGATCGTAGGACTATTTATAGGCATCCTCAGTGGACTGGTCGGTGCCGGTGGTGGCGTATTGGCCGTTCCTGTCTTGGTCATCATGATGGGACTTGAGATGAAAATGGCTGTAGGGACCTCACTGGCCATCATGGCAATCAAATCACTGTTGGGTTTTTTGGGAGATGTATTCATTTCTGGAAGTGCCATCGAGTGGAATTTCCTCCTGATTATTACAGGAATGATGGTGGTCGGAATCTTCTTCGGCTCAGGAATCTCTAACCATATTTCGGGAGTGAGGCTCCGAAAGAGTTTTGCGTGGTTCATCCTTTTTATGGTCGTATACATCCTGTCAAAGGAAACCGGCCTAATTCCCAATGACCTCATTGCCAGCAACTAG
- a CDS encoding glycosyltransferase family 2 protein, which translates to MPPVTVVILNWNGKHWLEQFLPSVMQSTYPDLHVLVMDNASTDDSVTFLQAEYPDVQVEVLPENYGFTGGNNRALPYIETPYFVLLNSDVEVTPGWLEPLVALAESDPKIASVQPKIKAHFDKALFEYAGACGGFMDSLSYPFCRGRMFDDLEADMGQYDTSMDIFWASGACCLLRTDVVQEIGLFEESFFAHMEEIDFCWRAKSFGYRVMVEPQSVVYHVGGGSLPKSNPKKTYLNIRNSLACMRKNLPDGQVFSKIFARLILDGVWAFKSLLRGDFGTIGAIIKAHWHFFGKLGFWAKRRKEIYGPKGPQPIQTGVYPGSVVWQYFGKGVKKWGDLMGQPTREAVKES; encoded by the coding sequence ATGCCTCCTGTTACGGTCGTCATTCTCAATTGGAACGGAAAACATTGGCTTGAGCAATTCTTGCCCTCTGTCATGCAATCCACCTATCCAGACCTCCACGTGCTGGTGATGGACAATGCCTCGACAGACGACAGTGTAACGTTCCTCCAAGCCGAGTACCCAGACGTTCAGGTGGAAGTTCTCCCGGAGAATTACGGATTCACTGGCGGCAACAACCGCGCACTCCCTTATATCGAAACCCCCTATTTCGTCCTGCTCAACAGCGACGTTGAAGTCACCCCCGGCTGGCTGGAACCTTTGGTAGCATTGGCGGAATCTGATCCAAAAATTGCCTCTGTACAGCCCAAGATCAAGGCGCATTTCGACAAAGCCCTATTCGAATATGCCGGCGCATGTGGTGGGTTCATGGATTCATTGAGCTATCCATTCTGCCGAGGTCGAATGTTTGACGACTTGGAGGCCGACATGGGCCAATACGACACCTCCATGGACATTTTCTGGGCATCTGGCGCGTGCTGTCTGCTCAGAACCGATGTCGTGCAGGAAATCGGCTTATTCGAGGAGTCCTTCTTTGCCCACATGGAAGAAATCGACTTTTGCTGGCGCGCCAAGAGTTTTGGATACCGCGTCATGGTCGAGCCCCAATCGGTCGTGTATCATGTTGGGGGCGGCTCACTGCCAAAATCCAATCCCAAAAAGACCTACCTCAATATCCGGAACAGCCTCGCTTGCATGCGCAAGAATCTCCCGGACGGTCAAGTATTTTCAAAGATCTTCGCCAGATTGATCCTCGATGGTGTTTGGGCGTTCAAATCCTTGCTTCGAGGAGATTTCGGAACCATTGGAGCCATCATCAAGGCGCATTGGCACTTCTTCGGAAAACTCGGATTCTGGGCAAAGCGCCGCAAAGAAATCTACGGCCCCAAAGGTCCACAACCCATCCAGACCGGCGTCTATCCGGGTAGTGTCGTATGGCAATACTTCGGAAAAGGCGTCAAGAAATGGGGAGATCTGATGGGACAACCCACCCGAGAAGCTGTCAAGGAATCCTGA
- a CDS encoding YbaB/EbfC family nucleoid-associated protein, with translation MFNLSDMMGKFQEMQSRLNEAKENLDNIIVESEAGGGMVRVKANASRKILKIEVDPDIIDKNDPEIMTDLITAAVNKALTQAEARGQEELQGATKGLMPNIPGLDLGKFGIS, from the coding sequence ATGTTCAATCTATCTGATATGATGGGCAAATTTCAGGAGATGCAAAGTCGCCTGAATGAAGCCAAGGAAAATTTGGATAACATCATCGTGGAATCCGAAGCTGGTGGGGGAATGGTACGGGTCAAGGCGAATGCCAGCCGGAAAATCCTGAAAATCGAGGTAGATCCAGATATCATCGACAAGAACGATCCTGAAATCATGACTGACCTCATCACCGCTGCCGTCAACAAGGCGCTTACTCAAGCCGAAGCACGTGGTCAGGAGGAATTGCAGGGTGCGACCAAGGGCCTTATGCCCAATATTCCCGGGCTGGATTTGGGCAAATTCGGAATTTCCTAA
- a CDS encoding sulfite exporter TauE/SafE family protein produces MEWIGYLCAASIGIVMGLMGSGGSMMLPVLAYLFAKDANLTSAYSIFVIGLTSIIGTFGKVREDIIPYKVTFAFLIPALLSTWFARWALVPMVPEHLLEIGDFVLVKKQGLLILFAVILVFSGLSMITGFADKLKERSQAHFSWPSLIISAIVIGLLSGMLGTGGGFMIVPALIMTAGLEIKEAAAGALVIVAVKSLVGFFAGDAITMGDQIEWNFLAKVAGVMITGILLGNWLSNHLPAERIKRGFAYITLALAVFVLGKEMIWPLLAH; encoded by the coding sequence ATGGAATGGATAGGATATCTGTGTGCAGCCTCAATCGGAATCGTCATGGGATTGATGGGCAGTGGGGGCTCCATGATGCTTCCTGTGCTCGCCTACCTATTTGCGAAGGATGCCAACCTCACTTCTGCCTATTCCATTTTTGTGATTGGCTTGACCTCCATCATCGGGACATTCGGCAAGGTGCGGGAGGACATCATTCCCTACAAGGTCACCTTCGCCTTTTTGATTCCGGCGCTTCTTTCCACATGGTTTGCCAGATGGGCATTGGTCCCCATGGTACCTGAGCATCTGCTTGAAATCGGGGATTTCGTCCTTGTTAAAAAGCAAGGGCTCCTCATCCTATTTGCGGTCATCTTGGTATTTTCCGGACTGTCCATGATCACGGGATTTGCCGACAAACTGAAAGAGCGCAGCCAAGCCCATTTCTCCTGGCCTAGCCTGATCATCTCCGCCATTGTGATCGGTCTGCTTTCGGGCATGCTCGGCACGGGTGGTGGATTCATGATAGTTCCTGCCTTGATTATGACCGCCGGACTCGAGATCAAGGAAGCCGCAGCAGGAGCGCTAGTCATCGTAGCGGTGAAATCGCTGGTGGGATTCTTCGCAGGAGATGCCATTACGATGGGCGATCAGATCGAATGGAACTTCCTCGCCAAAGTCGCGGGCGTGATGATCACGGGTATCCTGCTGGGCAACTGGCTCTCCAATCACCTTCCTGCCGAGCGCATCAAACGTGGATTTGCCTATATCACCTTGGCACTTGCCGTTTTTGTCCTTGGCAAAGAGATGATCTGGCCGCTATTGGCCCATTGA
- a CDS encoding thioredoxin family protein: protein MKNNRKANQQAKSALSLKLAKRLYSVVGTALAFGLLFVVTYDVEQVSERNLMYATSMDDALSQAFSEDKQCFVLFYADYCYPCDRMERMFAEHPRLMEVLNSNYTLYKINASDSFTGGDELAQSYQVDEFPTCIITDASGREVKRITDEFDPDILSEHLFAAHELRTIPTSMDNAMTFEAADMDAMESLLPNGEGLEPEFGLIVGNFSTYSQAKEAAISERRKWNGAIYIQPEGSHEFKLIIGPFTDKDEAKATRSFLKIWEQEKTQLVKLKHERISLDVILGQESQAKLPEEH from the coding sequence ATGAAAAACAATCGGAAAGCGAATCAACAAGCCAAATCGGCGCTTTCGCTCAAACTTGCCAAGCGGCTATATTCCGTGGTCGGGACTGCCTTGGCATTTGGGCTCTTATTTGTAGTCACCTATGATGTCGAGCAGGTCAGTGAGCGTAACCTGATGTACGCCACCAGCATGGACGACGCACTGTCTCAGGCATTCAGCGAGGACAAACAGTGCTTTGTCTTGTTTTATGCTGATTACTGCTATCCCTGCGATCGAATGGAGCGGATGTTTGCAGAGCACCCTCGGTTGATGGAAGTTCTCAACAGCAATTACACCCTATATAAAATCAATGCGTCCGACAGCTTTACGGGAGGAGATGAATTGGCACAATCCTATCAAGTAGATGAGTTTCCGACCTGTATCATCACCGATGCTTCCGGTCGCGAGGTCAAGCGAATCACAGATGAGTTTGATCCTGATATCCTTTCCGAACACCTATTTGCGGCTCATGAATTGCGGACCATCCCGACCTCCATGGACAACGCCATGACTTTCGAGGCTGCTGATATGGACGCGATGGAATCCCTACTGCCCAATGGAGAAGGCTTGGAACCAGAATTCGGACTCATTGTGGGGAATTTCTCGACCTACTCCCAAGCCAAGGAAGCAGCTATCTCGGAGCGGAGAAAGTGGAACGGCGCTATATACATTCAGCCGGAAGGGAGCCACGAATTCAAGCTGATCATCGGCCCATTCACAGACAAAGATGAAGCAAAGGCTACCCGGTCCTTCCTCAAAATCTGGGAACAGGAGAAAACTCAACTCGTGAAGCTGAAGCACGAAAGGATATCCCTAGACGTCATTTTGGGTCAAGAATCACAGGCTAAACTGCCCGAAGAACATTAA
- a CDS encoding lysophospholipid acyltransferase family protein, which yields MRKSLQNLAYYLVLGLTLAISRLPFWVLYRISDVVFFLAYWVFKYRRKVVRDNIDRSFPNRSEAERTQIERKFYRHLADLMVEVVKGATLGDRALKRRVKVRNPEMFTEIMERGASSILLTSHLGNFEFLCQYMDIQFGSKVPSYAIYTKLSNPISERLVQYIRGRRGLQLIPMQHAMIKVMRALKEETCVVGFLADQSPHRGQRNYYTDFLHQLTAVHTSVAKFALKTKSPIYYADMRKVARGRYEVELIKMDTESFLPYSDTHIRDYTDFQVKTLEKAIEEQPEIWLWSHRRWKLKPKPGDYVAGSGVVAEPVPTEDKKPSL from the coding sequence TTGCGTAAATCCCTCCAAAACCTCGCCTATTATCTTGTTTTGGGACTCACCTTGGCGATCTCGCGATTGCCATTTTGGGTGCTGTATCGGATTAGTGATGTCGTATTCTTCCTTGCCTACTGGGTCTTCAAATATCGTAGGAAGGTGGTCAGAGACAATATCGACCGATCCTTCCCCAATCGAAGCGAAGCTGAACGCACACAGATCGAACGCAAGTTTTATCGGCATCTCGCAGACCTCATGGTGGAAGTGGTCAAGGGGGCCACACTTGGCGATCGCGCCCTCAAACGCCGTGTCAAAGTGCGCAATCCGGAGATGTTCACCGAAATCATGGAACGTGGCGCCAGCTCCATTCTTCTGACTTCCCATCTGGGAAACTTCGAATTCCTCTGCCAATACATGGATATTCAATTCGGGTCCAAGGTGCCTTCCTATGCGATTTACACGAAGTTATCCAATCCCATATCTGAGCGGCTTGTCCAATATATCCGCGGTCGCCGAGGCCTTCAGTTGATCCCAATGCAACATGCCATGATCAAGGTCATGCGTGCCCTGAAGGAAGAGACCTGTGTGGTGGGTTTTTTGGCGGATCAGTCTCCACATCGTGGCCAGCGTAACTACTACACCGATTTTCTCCATCAATTGACCGCCGTACATACCAGTGTGGCCAAGTTTGCCCTGAAGACCAAATCTCCCATTTACTATGCGGATATGCGGAAAGTGGCTCGGGGCAGGTACGAGGTCGAATTGATCAAAATGGACACCGAATCATTCCTCCCTTACAGCGATACCCACATTCGGGATTACACCGATTTTCAGGTAAAAACGCTGGAAAAGGCCATCGAGGAACAGCCTGAGATTTGGTTGTGGTCGCATCGTAGATGGAAATTGAAGCCCAAGCCGGGCGATTATGTTGCGGGCTCAGGAGTTGTGGCCGAGCCTGTCCCGACAGAGGACAAAAAACCGTCATTATAG
- a CDS encoding HDIG domain-containing metalloprotein, whose protein sequence is MSRLLNILLHRKLRNSRFLVRTALILGFLVAMTLLMPKNFRLQFQYEVGKPWTEEDLKAPFDFSIFKPEDSIQVERERVAQEVLDIYTVDSTAMNRSREQAIRALSVFVQQLEAFQDPATDSAAKAKLQLEYFSLKYPGFSPAEGQINLSSNWLARMESLLSQQIDQIYQRGYIRLFRPDTAMDFVAQRISPGEETYRSVGSMLRFPSNFKAFLEGQKLTLSLADQLVLSQTLATEMAPNLIFSSILTQETRRQRQSMVSPIYSKISEGDLIITKGSVVDKETDAILQSLVREYETRSGPENRFLIFLSQFLIILLITGLLLIYLSTHRPRIYFSNSKLSLIFFTFLVAIAAMVIATKLTDIAVKLSDLLGPNVNLSYIYLAPSCIVPIFISNFFDHRTGWLCNLLAGLFGAVLIQQGLEFAFVQIIAGTVAVYGMRQLRKRDHFFFTLGYIFLAYSVSYICFNLLSKGSFEAINYNTLLLFVINVAFTVIAYNLIYLFERLFGVTSDLTYLELLDTNHPLLRELARKAPGTFQHSLQVANIAEATIKSLGGHALLTHVGALYHDIGKMSNSKYFIENMAEDKSQNPHNQLKPEESADIILGHVPKGVDIAQKYHLPKEIIHFIETHHGSTRVEFFYRAWLNQENLAFPEGEARFRYEGPKPDSKETAVLMLSDSIEAASRALKNPTPEKLRELVNTIVDHKIQDNQLENSNLTFKDISSIRKVISRQLLNIYHGRIEYPEEATAPVKPS, encoded by the coding sequence ATGAGCCGTCTGCTAAACATCCTCCTCCATCGAAAACTCAGAAATAGTAGATTTCTGGTCAGGACCGCATTGATTTTGGGATTCTTGGTCGCCATGACCCTTCTGATGCCCAAGAACTTCCGGCTCCAGTTTCAATACGAAGTGGGAAAACCTTGGACAGAGGAGGATCTCAAGGCGCCGTTTGATTTCTCGATTTTCAAGCCCGAAGATTCCATCCAGGTGGAACGCGAGCGGGTAGCTCAGGAAGTCTTGGACATTTACACAGTCGACAGTACCGCCATGAATAGATCCCGAGAGCAAGCCATTCGGGCCCTGTCGGTGTTTGTCCAGCAATTGGAGGCCTTTCAAGACCCGGCGACTGATTCGGCTGCGAAGGCTAAACTTCAGCTAGAATATTTTTCCCTCAAATATCCGGGATTCTCCCCCGCCGAAGGTCAAATCAATCTATCCAGCAATTGGCTGGCCCGCATGGAAAGCCTGCTTTCCCAACAAATCGATCAGATCTACCAACGGGGATACATCCGCCTGTTCAGACCCGATACCGCAATGGATTTTGTTGCTCAGCGGATTTCCCCTGGCGAAGAGACTTACCGGTCTGTGGGGTCCATGCTTCGGTTTCCGTCCAATTTCAAGGCTTTTCTGGAGGGACAGAAATTGACCCTGTCCTTGGCTGATCAATTGGTTCTCTCCCAGACATTGGCCACCGAAATGGCACCCAACCTGATTTTCAGCTCAATCCTTACCCAAGAGACACGCCGACAGCGCCAATCTATGGTGTCTCCCATCTACTCCAAAATTTCGGAAGGCGACCTGATCATCACCAAGGGCTCAGTCGTGGACAAGGAGACGGATGCCATTTTGCAATCCCTCGTCCGGGAATATGAGACCCGTTCTGGTCCAGAAAACCGATTTTTGATATTTCTGAGTCAGTTCTTGATCATCCTATTGATCACTGGGCTGCTACTCATTTACCTCAGCACACATCGCCCCAGAATCTACTTTTCCAATTCCAAGCTGAGCCTGATCTTCTTCACCTTCTTGGTAGCGATTGCCGCAATGGTCATTGCCACGAAGCTGACCGATATCGCGGTCAAGCTCTCGGATCTGCTGGGGCCAAATGTCAACCTTTCCTACATCTATCTGGCTCCGAGCTGTATCGTTCCGATTTTCATCAGTAACTTTTTCGATCACCGAACGGGTTGGCTGTGTAATTTGCTTGCGGGGTTGTTTGGGGCGGTTTTGATCCAGCAAGGACTGGAATTTGCCTTCGTGCAGATCATCGCGGGTACGGTAGCTGTGTATGGAATGCGTCAATTGCGGAAGCGAGATCATTTCTTCTTCACCCTTGGCTACATATTCTTGGCCTATTCGGTATCGTACATCTGCTTCAATCTATTGAGCAAAGGAAGCTTCGAAGCGATCAACTACAATACCCTTCTGCTCTTTGTGATCAATGTCGCCTTCACGGTGATTGCCTACAATCTGATCTATCTATTTGAGCGGTTGTTTGGGGTGACCTCGGATTTGACCTACCTGGAATTGCTGGATACCAATCATCCATTGCTTCGAGAATTGGCACGAAAAGCTCCGGGCACCTTCCAGCACTCCTTGCAGGTGGCCAATATTGCTGAGGCCACGATCAAATCGCTGGGAGGACATGCCTTGCTGACGCACGTAGGAGCGCTCTACCACGACATCGGGAAGATGAGCAACTCCAAGTATTTCATCGAGAATATGGCGGAGGACAAAAGCCAAAATCCTCACAATCAGCTCAAGCCGGAGGAAAGTGCGGACATCATCTTGGGACACGTACCCAAAGGGGTGGACATCGCCCAGAAGTACCACCTGCCCAAGGAGATCATCCATTTCATCGAAACCCACCATGGATCTACGCGGGTGGAATTCTTCTATCGGGCGTGGCTGAATCAGGAAAATTTGGCATTCCCAGAGGGTGAGGCGCGATTTAGATACGAAGGACCCAAACCTGACTCCAAGGAAACCGCCGTCCTGATGTTGTCTGATTCGATTGAGGCTGCTTCTCGTGCGTTGAAAAATCCAACCCCCGAAAAACTCCGGGAATTGGTGAATACCATCGTCGATCACAAGATTCAGGACAATCAGCTGGAAAACTCCAACCTGACCTTCAAGGACATTTCCTCGATTCGGAAAGTGATCTCCCGACAGCTACTCAATATCTATCATGGGCGAATCGAATATCCCGAGGAAGCGACAGCTCCTGTCAAACCGAGCTAG
- a CDS encoding DUF2911 domain-containing protein: MKRVITSLSAWILMALMAVSVQAQIDMPAPSPAAKVEQTVGLTDVSVMYSRPGVKGRTVFGDLVPFDKVWRTGANSSTQITFSDDVKFGGKDVKAGTYALYSIPTASEWTFMLYSDLKLGGNVAKYEEANEVVRFTVPSKKLPMSVESMMFMFDDLTDNSATLTLAWESTMVTIDIETEVDSRVMKQIESTMAGPGYYPYFQAATYYYNTDRDLDKALEWINMSLEQGDRFWVMTMKARILGKKGDTADAIATAKKAKALAEEASNADYVKINSDLIAEWEGM, translated from the coding sequence ATGAAACGAGTAATTACCAGCCTTTCTGCATGGATCTTGATGGCCTTGATGGCGGTTTCCGTTCAAGCTCAGATCGACATGCCAGCACCAAGCCCAGCAGCCAAGGTTGAGCAAACAGTGGGATTGACTGACGTATCTGTAATGTACTCTCGCCCAGGCGTGAAGGGACGTACCGTTTTCGGTGATCTCGTTCCTTTCGACAAAGTATGGCGTACGGGTGCCAACTCTTCCACACAAATCACTTTCTCCGACGATGTGAAATTCGGCGGAAAAGACGTGAAAGCTGGTACTTATGCTTTGTACTCTATCCCAACAGCTTCCGAATGGACATTCATGTTGTACAGCGACTTGAAGTTGGGCGGTAACGTAGCCAAATACGAAGAGGCCAACGAGGTGGTACGTTTTACTGTACCTTCCAAAAAATTGCCTATGTCTGTCGAGAGCATGATGTTCATGTTTGACGATTTGACTGACAATTCCGCTACCCTGACTTTGGCTTGGGAAAGCACCATGGTAACCATCGACATCGAAACTGAGGTGGATAGCCGAGTAATGAAGCAGATCGAGTCTACCATGGCTGGTCCTGGATACTATCCTTACTTCCAGGCTGCAACTTACTACTACAACACTGATCGCGACTTGGACAAGGCGCTTGAGTGGATCAACATGTCTTTGGAGCAGGGAGACCGCTTCTGGGTGATGACCATGAAAGCTCGCATCTTGGGCAAGAAAGGTGACACTGCTGATGCAATCGCTACCGCCAAGAAAGCTAAAGCTTTGGCTGAAGAAGCTAGCAATGCCGATTACGTAAAAATCAACTCCGACTTGATCGCTGAGTGGGAAGGCATGTAA